AAAGCATTAGCTTCAATTTCTTCACTGCTTACATAAGGAAGTAACTGATAATAGCGCAGACCTACCAGTTCACTTCCTTTAAATTCATCTGTAACTTCCCATGGAATCAACTTGTCACCACCTTTATAATCTTGAAAAGACAAATCCTTTGCTTCCGCCTTAAAATGCTTTGCAACCAAATCCCTCGCCAAAACAACACTTACTGGCAAATGGGTATATTGATTAAAAGTCTTTACTTTAACATAATCTATATTCTCTCCAATTGCCAAAGCACAATTCGATGGAAGCGTCCATGGAGTAGTGGTCCAGGCTATTATTACAGTATCTTCCTCATCCTCTTCAAATAAACGAGGTATTAAAGGATGAATTTGATCGCCCTTTAATCTAAACTCCGCTACAACGGAAGTATCCTTTACATCTCGATAAGTTCCGGGTTGATTGAGTTCATGCGAACTTAAGCCGGTACCTGCAGCAGGAGAATATGGCTGAACAGTATAACCTTTGTATAAGAACCCAGCGGTATGAAGTTCCTTTAAAATCCACCAAAGTGATTCTATATAGTCGTTTTTATAAGTAATATAAGGTTCATCCAAGTCAACCCAATATCCCATTTTCTCCGTTAGGTCGTTCCAGACATCCGTATAGCGCATAACCTCCTTCCGACAAGCTTCGTTATAGTCCTCAACTGAAATCTTCTTACCTATATCCTCTTTAGTTATACCCAATGATTTTTCTACAGCCAATTCAATTGGCAGGCCATGAGTATCCCAACCACCCTTTCTTTTTACCTGGTAGCCTTTAAGCGTCTTATAACGACAAAAAATATCTTTAATAGAACGGGCCATTACATGATGTATGCCGGGCATACCGTTTGCAGAAGGAGGACCTTCGAAAAAAGTATACGGTTTAGAATCTGGCCTATTATTAATGCTTTTAGCAAAAACATCATTTTCCTTCCAATTCTCTAAAACCTCTTTTCCAATTTGAGATAAATTCAGTTGTTTATATTCCTTATACATCGGCTAATGTCTTCAATTTTAAGGTTGCAAATTTACTAAATATGTCTCTCAATTTCACTTTTGTTTTGAAAATTAAGAGTTTATAGATATTAAGGGTATATATCAAAAATAACGCTCGTGAGTAAAAGTAAATTTCTTCTACAAGAGCCCGCTTCTCAGGAGAAGTATCATATCTAAAAGCAAAACTATATGGAAATACAAGAGATATCATTACATGATAGAGTAAATATTGGAATTGGTTAGCTGGAGGTCCCTTGCCTTTAGGGCTATCTTATACGGAACAGGAAAGCTACCCGTAGTACGCCTGGCCTTGGACTTACCAATATTCTGCCTCATTCCCCGCTATGCACCGCCCAGGACAGGAAGCAACATGGGATCTGACATACATCATTCAACCAGCTGGGATCCTCCCTGAAATAATGTGAACATACCTGGTAATAATAGATGGAATGGAAAGGCTACGACGGGTTGGGTTTATGTGATTGGGCCGCGGCGGGATATGCGCCCTGGCCTCGCCCAAAAACAATAAAAGGGACCTTCGCAATAGCTGAAGATCCCTTCTTTAAGGTAAGGCACCGACCTACTCTCCCACATGTTACTGCAGTACCATCGGCTCTGGCGGGCTTAACTGCTCTGTTCGGAATGGGAAGAGGTGGACACCGCCGATATAGGCACCCGAATATCTTTGTTCGGTATGACATATCATTGAAAGAAGCAGGACAGAGAAAACAACAGTTAGGCAAGCCCAATGGAAAGCTTTCGGACAATTAGTACTACTCGACTTTGGCATCGCTGCCTTTACATCTGTAGCCTATCAACCCCGTAGTCTTCGGGGGTCCTCTATGGAAATCTTATCTTGCGGCTAGTTTCGCACTTAGATGCTTTCAGCGCTTATCTATTCCCGACGTAGCTACTCTGCAGTGCACCTGGCGGTACAACAGATTCACTAGAGGTCAGTCCAACCCGGTCCTCTCGTACTAAGGTCAGCCCCGCGCAAATTTCCCGCGCCCACAACAGATAGGGACCGAACTGTCTCGCGACGTTCTGAACCCAGCTCGCGTGCCACTTTAATGGGCGAACAGCCCAACCCTTGGGACCTTCTCCAGCCCCAGGATGTGACGAGCCGACATCGAGGTGCCAAACCTCCCCGTCGATATGAGCTCTTGGGGGAGATCAGCCTGTTATCCCCAGAGTACCTTTTATCCTTTGAGCGATGGCCCTTCCATGCAGAACCACCGGATCACTATGTCCGTCTTTCGACCCTGCTCGGCTTGTAGGCCTCACAGTCAAGCAAGCTTATGCCATTGCACTCCACGTACGGTTACCAAGCGTACTGAGCTTACCTTTGAAAGCCTCCGTTACCCTTTTGGAGGCGACCACCCCAGTCAAACTACCCGTCAAACAATGTCTCCCGATTTTTCGGGATTAGACACCGGATACATAAAGGGCGGTATTTCAACGTTGATTCCACGACGCCTGGCGACGCCGCTTCAATATCTCCCGCCTATCCTACACATCATGCACCCAATGTCAATGTTAAACTATAGTGAAGGTTCATGGGGTCTTTCCGTCCCGTTGCGGGTACCCGGCGTCTTCACCGGGACCACAATTTCACCGAGCTCATGGCTGAGACAGCGCCCAGATCGTTACACCATTCGTGCAGGTCGGAACTTACCCGACAAGGAATTTCGCTACCTTAGGACCGTTATAGTTACGGCCGCCGTTTACTGGGGCTTCGATTCAATGCTTCTCTTACGATGACATCCCCTCTTAACCTTCCAGCACCGGGCAGGTGTCAGGCCTTATACTTCATCTTGCGATTTTGCAAAGCCATGTGTTTTTGTTAAACAGTCGCCTGGGCCTTTTCACTGCGGCTGGATCGCTCCAGCGCCCCTTCTCCCGAAGTTACAGGGCCATTTTGCCGAGTTCCTTAGCCATGATTCACTCGAGCACCTTAGAATTCTCTTCCCGGATACCTGTGTCGGTTTGCGGTACGGGTTCTGTTAGCCTGAAGCTTAGGGGGTTTTCTTGGAAGTCTGATTACCTGCGCTATCCAGTTGGCCGAAGCCGCCCGGTACTATCAAGTTTCAGCAAGACCTGCGGATTTGCCTACAGATCCTATACCTACGCTCTTTAACGAACTATTCCGTCAGTTCGCGGCAGTGTCACTACTCCGTCGCCCCATCGCAGCTAACAAAAGTACTGGAATATTAACCAGTTGTCCATCGGAATCCCCGTTCGGGTTATCCTTAGGCCCCGACTAACCCTGATCCGATTAGCGTTGATCAGGAAACCTTATCCTTTCGGTGGGCGGGTTTCTCTCCCGCCTTATCGTTACTTATGCCTACATTTGCTTTTCCATGCGCTCCAGCACCCATTACCAGATACCTTCGCCGCACATAGAATGCTCCCCTACCGATATATTTCAATCCCATAGCTTCGGTGGTACACTTGATGCCCGTTTATTATCCATGCCCGATCGCTCGACTAGTGAGCTGTTACGCACTCTTTAAATGAATGGCTGCTTCCAAGCCAACATCCTAGCTGTCTATGCAATCAGACCTCGTTAGTTCAACTTAGCGTACACTTGGGGACCTTAGCTGATGGTCTGGGTTCTTTCCCTCTCGGCGCGTGACCTTAGCACCCCGCGCCTCACTGCAGTGTATATTTATCTAGCATTCGGAGTTCGTCTGGATTTGGTAGGATTTGACTCCCCCGCACCCAATCGGTAGCTCTACCTCTAGTAAACTAACCACCACGCTGTTCCTAAAAACATTTCGGGGAGTACGAGCTATTTCCCAGTTTGATTAGCCTTTCACCCCTACCCTCAGGTCATCCGGAAACTTTTCAACGTTTATCGGTTCGGTCCTCCAGTACGTGTTACCGCACCTTCAACCTGCCCAAGGGTAGATCACAAGGTTTCGCGTCTGCCTCCCCTGACTGTACGCCCTATTCAGACTCGCTTTCGCTTCGGCTCCGTACCTGAAGTACTTAACCTTGCCAGGGAAGAGCAACTCGTAGGCTCATTATGCAAAAGGCACGCCGTCATCCCGATAAGTCGGGACTCCGACCGCTTGTAGGCACACGGTTTCAGGTTCTATTTCACTCCGTTATTCACGGTTCTTTTCACCTTTCCCTCACGGTACTGGTTCACTATCGGTCTCTCAGGAGTATTTAGCCTTACCAGATGGTGCTGGCAGATTCCCACAGGGCGTCTCCGACCCCGCGGTACTCAGGATACTGATAGGGTATATTCCTTTACGCATACGTGGCTGTCACACGCTATGGCCGGGCTTCCCATCCCGTTCTGCTTCATCGATATACCCACTTTTCAGTCCTACAACCCCGGACCTGCCGTAACAGGTCCGGTTTGGGCTCTTTCCCTTTCGCTCGCCACTACTCAGGAAATCATTATTATTTTCTCTTCCTCTGCTTACTTAGATGTTTCAGTTCAGCAGGTTTGCGCTTGTGCGACATACCTTCAGTATGTCAGGTTTCCCCATTCGGAAATCTACGGATCAAGTCGTATGTGCCGATACCCGTAGCTTATCGCAGCTTATCACGTCCTTCTTCGCCTCTGAGAGCCTAGGCATCCTCCGTGTGCCCTTATTTACTTTCTTCATTGCTGATGGCATACGCCATCTGCTGTCTTCTCTTTTTCTACTTCTTCCAATATGTCAAAGAACTTTCTGAAGTTCATAGCTAGATGTTATTAGTATCGCTACTCTTTTCATTTCACTATTTACTTCCTCGTGGAGAATAACGGATTCGAACCGTTGACCCCCTGCGTGCAAGGCAGGTGCTCTAGCCAGCTGAGCTAATTCCCCTCTTAAGGATGTCCCCTGTAGTCCCGAGCAGATTTGAACTGCTGACCCCTACATTATCAGTGTAGTGCTCTAACCAACTGAGCTACGGGACTATATTCCCCTTAGCCTGCCGTTATCTTCACTAACCGGCTACATCTCTTTAAAGGTTCATCTCTTTTTTTGATTAAGATATATTCATATAGCACCGTCCGTCTCGGACAGCTCCAGAAAGGAGGTATTCCAGCCGCACCTTCCGGTACGGCTACCTTGTTACGACTTAGCCCCAGTTATCGGTTTTACCCTAGGCCGCTCCTTGCGGTTACGGACTTTAGGCACCCCCAATTTCCATGGCTTGACGGGCGGTGTGTACAAGGCCCGGGAACGTATTCACCGCGTCATTGCTGATACGCGATTACTAGCGAATCCAACTTCACGGAGCCGAGTTGCAGGCTCCGATCCGAACTGTGATCGGCTTTTTGAGATTGGCATCCTGTTGCCAGGTAGCAGCCCTCTGTACCGACCATTGTAGCACGTGTGTAGCCCCGGACGTAAGGGCCATGATGACTTGACGTCGTCCCATCCTTCCTCACTGCTTGCGCAGGCAGTCTGTTTAGAGTCCCCACCTTAAATGCTGGCAACTAAACATAGGGGTTGCGCTCGTTGCGGGACTTAACCCAACACCTCACGGCACGAGCTGACGACAGCCATGCAGCACCTAGTTTCCTGTCCCGAAGGACTGATCTATCTCTAAATCATTCAGTAACTTTCAAGCCCGGGTAAGGTTCCTCGCGTATCATCGAATTAAACCACATGCTCCTCCGCTTGTGCGGGCCCCCGTCAATTCCTTTGAGTTTCACCCTTGCGGACGTACTCCCCAGGTGGATGACTTAACGCTTTCGCTTGGACGCTAACGGTATATCGCTAACATCGAGTCATCATCGTTTAGGGCGTGGACTACCAGGGTATCTAATCCTGTTCGATACCCACGCTTTCGAGCCTCAGCGTCAATTATAGCTTAGCAAGCTGCCTTCGCAATCGGTGTTCTGTGACATATCTATGCATTTCACCGCTACTTGTCACATTCCGCCTACCTCAACTATATTCAAGCCAAACAGTATCAAGGGCACTGCGACAGTTGAGCTGCCGTCTTTCACCCCTGACTTATCCAGCCGCCTACGCTCCCTTTAAACCCAATAAATCCGGATAACGCTCGGATCCTCCGTATTACCGCGGCTGCTGGCACGGAGTTAGCCGATCCTTATTCTTTAGGTACATTCAGCTTCCTACTCGTAAGAAGGTTTATTCCCTAACAAAAGCAGTTTACAACCCATAGGGCAGTCTTCCTGCACGCGGCATGGCTGGTTCAGAGTTCCCTCCATTGACCAATATTCCTTACTGCTGCCTCCCGTAGGAGTCTGGTCCGTGTCTCAGTACCAGTGTGGGGGGCAATCCTCTCAGATCCCCTAGCCATCGTCGCCTTGGTGGGCCGTTACCCCGCCAACTAGCTAATGGCACGCATGCCCATCTATCACCTCCTCAGATTTGATCATAATATGATGCCATATCATGATGTCATGCGGTGTTAATCCGACTTTCGCCGAGCTATCCCCCTGTGATAGGTAGGTTGCATACGCGTTACGCACCCGTTCGCCACTCTCATCAGCCTAAAGCAAGCTTTAAACTGAATCCCGTTCGACTTGCATGTATTAGGCCTGCCGCTAGCGTTCATCCTGAGCCAGGATCAAACTCTCCATTGTAAAATGTTATGTTCGATACTGACATGATGTCAATATTTCTTTTTTCTTGTCTTCCGTCTGTCCCGACGTTTGTTGACTGTGCTATATGATATGATCTTAAAGAACTTCCCGCCTTCCAGTCACTGGTCGGCTTTTATATCTTCCACCCATTCAGGTGGGAAATCTTTTTCGCTTTGTTTCCGTAGCCCTCGTGGCTCCGTCCCGTTCGGGAGTGCAAAGGTAGGAATCTTTTTCTTTCCTGCAAGAACTTTTTTTTATTTTTTTTCAGCAACCCTTTTTTCTCTCTTTATCCCTCTCCTGCTAACCCTTTAAGCTGCTGCCGTTCCTGCCTATTCCTTCAGTTTCCTATGCCCCTTCCTCGCGATTGGGAGTGCAAATGTACGAACTTTATATTAACCCGCAAATCTTTTTAAAACCTTTTTATACCATTAAACGCAATCAACTGGCTGACAGGGGAATACTTTTAAAGAAATTCGATTTTACTTAAAACCCTTCTCGATTACGCACAAAATTAAAAAGCTCGTTGATTGGCTTTTCCAGAATAATCCCTACGTTAACCCCATGTTTTTTACAAACCTTCTTTAAAATACTCTGAAATTCGAAAGCTGTTGGCCCCACAAAATTGCAGACATATTCTTTATAGTGTTTATAAGTTAATATATGAGTCCTTACAAAATCATCCAATCCTTTCTCTAAAAGATCCGAACAGTATGGATGATCGATATGCCTTTTTAAGAATATATTATGGGATGAAAGGTAAAAATTAGGCAATGGCTTTTGATATATACTTTGAATTACATCTTCTTTTGTCACTTTGAATTCTTCGAAGAACAAAGCTTCTAAGTCAGAAGGCATCTTTTTATAAAGGAACTCTGTGATTAATTTCTTCCCAAAAAGGGTCCCAGATCCTTCGTCATCGAATATATATCCTAGCCCATGTACTCCTTCATGGAGAATCTTACCATCATAAAAAGATATATTTGATCCTGTTCCTAAAATGCAATTGATACCAGGCTTGTCCTTACAGGTTGCGTAAGCCGAACCGAGTATATCATTTTCTACATTTACAAAAGCATTAGGAAATCTTAAAGTAAGTGCATTTGTCACAGTCTCTCTACGGTCCGGGCTGTTGCACCCTGCTCCAAAAAAATGAACTTCTGTTATACCTGATATATACTCATCAAGTATTTTAATAGCATTGAGAACTTTAACTATTTCTCTCTCCGAAAGAAAAAAAGGGTTAATTCCGGGGCTGGAAAATTCTAAAATCTCTTTATTCTCCAACAACAACACCCAATCGGTAACCGCAGATCCCCCGTCAGCAACTAATAACATTTCTAAATTCCCTTTAAAGTATCTGCAGTAAGCGGTTTTCCGTAAAAATCTGAAACATTATTAAATTCATCGATCTTTTTATGATCTGTAGGATCCAGAGAGGACGATAGCATGACTATCTTCACTTCGTTTTTATGATAGAAAGGCAATTGTTGAAATTCTACTAAAAAATCGAAACCCGTCTTGACCGGCATTTTTATATCGACAAAAATAACCTGTGGTAATTGCTCAGGATTAGCAGAAAGCTGTTTTAAAAACTTAATAGCGTCTTCGCAAGATTGCTGGATGTACACTTTCTCCGCAAAAAAAGTACTGGAGATAACTTTCTCATTAATCGCATTGTCTATGTGATTATCATCAACCAGCAGCACATTTTTATATTTATATGATGACATATAGATAGTTTATAAAGTCAACAAATATAGAAAAGATGAAGGATATAAAAATCTTTCTCTTAAAGTTCTATAGTTCCTGCCAGTTCTCTAAGTGAAATTTCGGCAAGCTTCGCCTTAAATTGAGCGTTTGAAAACCTTGCGTTTGCGTCTACAAAGTTTCTCTGTGCCTCTCTCAATTCCAGCGGGCCAATACTTCCTAATTTGTACTTTTCTAATGTGATCTTTAAATTTTCTTCGGCTACATCCACATTTCGCTTCTCTAATTCAACCAATCTTAGATTAGTTTGATAATCGCTATACAGATTAATTAATTGCGCATTAACGTTTTGGATTATTTTTTCTGTATTAAGCTTGGAGTTGTTCAGCTCGATCTTAGCATTCTTTTCATTTTTATTCTGCTGAAGCCCGTTAAAAATATTTACAGAGGCTGTTATTCCATAATTAAATCCATGACTATTGGATCGGATGGAAAAACCGGTAGGAGGCGATGTTGTTTTGGCAAAATTATAGCCGGATGTAAGCGCTATTGTAGGATATCTTGCTCCCCGCACACTCTTAAGGTTTAGTTCTGATAACTTTTGATTTACCGCAGCGATCTGTAATTGAGGATTCTGTGATGATAATTGCTGT
This genomic interval from Pseudopedobacter saltans DSM 12145 contains the following:
- a CDS encoding N-acetylglucosamine kinase, with protein sequence MLLVADGGSAVTDWVLLLENKEILEFSSPGINPFFLSEREIVKVLNAIKILDEYISGITEVHFFGAGCNSPDRRETVTNALTLRFPNAFVNVENDILGSAYATCKDKPGINCILGTGSNISFYDGKILHEGVHGLGYIFDDEGSGTLFGKKLITEFLYKKMPSDLEALFFEEFKVTKEDVIQSIYQKPLPNFYLSSHNIFLKRHIDHPYCSDLLEKGLDDFVRTHILTYKHYKEYVCNFVGPTAFEFQSILKKVCKKHGVNVGIILEKPINELFNFVRNREGF
- a CDS encoding response regulator — encoded protein: MSSYKYKNVLLVDDNHIDNAINEKVISSTFFAEKVYIQQSCEDAIKFLKQLSANPEQLPQVIFVDIKMPVKTGFDFLVEFQQLPFYHKNEVKIVMLSSSLDPTDHKKIDEFNNVSDFYGKPLTADTLKGI